One Henriciella litoralis genomic window carries:
- a CDS encoding UdgX family uracil-DNA binding protein (This protein belongs to the uracil DNA glycosylase superfamily, members of which act in excision repair of DNA. However, it belongs more specifically to UdgX branch, whose founding member was found to bind uracil in DNA (where it does not belong), without cleaving it, appears to promote DNA repair by a pathway involving RecA, rather than base excision.) yields the protein MYRASLASPVDFEGWRTQARRFASLRIPPADIIWQVGEEKADLFAEDSPALPSRAAEARVVKVPKAFMQMAERAICHRDPQRFAWLYQLLIDLQANASALSDPLNEAAGWLKAADAQIRRDAHKMRAFVRFRKVAERDGRDVFMSWFEPDHRIVRHVAPFFVQRFTGMDWTILTPDACASWDGKSLTFAPGADRSQLPGEDAIEDQWKTYYASIFNPARLKVGAMMSEMPAKYWKNLPEAELIPGLIRQAGEREGKLLAEPSTPSNIRTSRMGNFFADAPEEDLSTLEGAREAASQCQRCALHACASQTVFGEGPSDARLMIIGEQPGDMEDIAGKPFVGPAGQLLDKAFEAAGLDRRKAYVTNAVKHFKFTPRGKRRMHQKPNAGEIDTCRFWLDLERSLVKPDIIVTLGASALRGVFGKAAALKDHRGAFSDLGTGARLIATIHPSYLLRLPDRARAAAEYEKFVTDLARARSLLDVAQHSVARLRAERSK from the coding sequence TTCCGCCCGCGGACATCATCTGGCAAGTGGGCGAGGAGAAAGCCGACCTCTTCGCCGAGGACTCGCCCGCCCTTCCATCCAGAGCGGCGGAGGCGCGTGTCGTCAAAGTGCCGAAGGCGTTCATGCAGATGGCCGAACGCGCCATTTGCCACCGCGACCCGCAGCGCTTCGCGTGGCTATACCAATTGCTGATCGATTTGCAGGCCAACGCCAGCGCGCTCAGCGATCCGTTGAATGAAGCGGCCGGGTGGCTGAAAGCCGCCGACGCCCAGATCCGCCGCGACGCGCACAAGATGCGCGCCTTTGTGCGCTTTCGCAAAGTCGCAGAGCGCGACGGCCGCGACGTGTTCATGAGCTGGTTTGAGCCGGATCACCGTATCGTCCGGCATGTCGCGCCTTTCTTTGTGCAGCGCTTCACCGGCATGGACTGGACGATCCTGACCCCGGATGCCTGCGCCAGCTGGGATGGAAAATCGCTGACCTTTGCGCCGGGCGCAGACCGCTCGCAGCTGCCGGGTGAAGACGCGATCGAAGACCAGTGGAAGACCTACTACGCCTCCATCTTCAATCCGGCGCGCCTGAAGGTCGGCGCCATGATGTCGGAGATGCCGGCCAAATACTGGAAGAATTTGCCTGAAGCCGAGTTGATCCCGGGCCTTATCCGCCAGGCAGGTGAACGCGAAGGCAAATTGCTGGCAGAGCCGTCGACCCCGTCGAACATCCGAACGTCGCGGATGGGCAATTTCTTTGCCGACGCGCCGGAGGAAGACCTGTCGACGCTGGAAGGGGCGCGCGAAGCGGCGTCCCAATGTCAGCGCTGCGCCTTGCATGCCTGCGCCAGCCAGACCGTCTTTGGCGAGGGGCCGTCTGATGCGCGCCTGATGATCATTGGAGAGCAGCCGGGCGACATGGAGGATATCGCCGGCAAGCCTTTCGTTGGGCCTGCAGGCCAGCTTCTCGATAAGGCATTCGAGGCGGCCGGTCTCGATCGCCGTAAGGCCTATGTCACGAACGCTGTCAAACATTTCAAATTTACCCCGCGCGGCAAGCGGCGCATGCACCAGAAGCCGAATGCCGGAGAGATCGATACATGCCGTTTCTGGCTTGACCTTGAGCGCTCGCTTGTGAAACCGGATATTATCGTCACGCTCGGCGCGAGCGCGCTCAGGGGTGTTTTCGGTAAGGCAGCAGCCCTGAAAGATCATCGCGGAGCGTTCAGCGACCTTGGCACGGGCGCGCGCCTGATCGCTACGATACACCCGTCATACCTGTTGCGTTTGCCCGACAGGGCGCGCGCGGCGGCCGAATATGAGAAATTCGTCACGGACCTTGCTCGCGCCCGCTCGCTGCTGGATGTCGCTCAGCATTCAGTCGCCAGATTGCGCGCCGAGCGCAGCAAATAG